The proteins below are encoded in one region of Mus caroli chromosome 10, CAROLI_EIJ_v1.1, whole genome shotgun sequence:
- the Misp gene encoding mitotic interactor and substrate of PLK1 codes for MDRVTRYPIFSNPRSARVTSLALDEDTSYTVELVGVGPEAGWSQGDLQAWSTEYQTKPDVKRTNVSSNRRVFLGQQSPRSLHLEDDDEEMKSYHLDDSSDTLGRQRRELEAERWAVVRKGGTVATLQAASDHGDLRIARQPQSTVTEEILVDTEQIDFLAARQQFLSLEKANTNPVTCSLTTRETFPRTPPDINQASKASTGPHLANGYTAAVTSPMKEVTLEKSFHVSPARSIHIVNDPGSQTQAESPETPKETPIEREIRLAQEREAELREQRGLGRAAGHQELVQIPSKPLLSKMSLTETPPRRDRGRPSLYVQRDMVQETQREEDHRREGLQVGRASTPDWPSQDPQPGLQRSLSSDCILSPDARATDPAPEARKVSRIPLDAYQPYLGPGTPKLEFSAFGVYSKPSGVFGGETKATVFQKATESPRHVSESSGRSLSSKQEWSKPPGKAASGRSLSSKQEWSKPPGKAANVGVVRLGNFHLRPLRFKVPDVSQGTETPHTWGWEVAGGPILRLQKSQSSDLLEREMESVLRREREVAEERRNAFFPEVFSPVPTEDESHEQDSRSSSRASGITGSYSVSESPLFTPIHLNSGLVWKVEAPEDGAPPGQKTRKEMWYAGINPSDRVNSEVLGATRVKRHKNLLAERWEAHIYASEDEN; via the exons ATGGATCGAGTGACCAGATACCCCATCTTCAGCAACCCCCGCTCAGCACGTGTCACCAGCTTGGCACTGGATGAAGACACCAGCTACACCGTTGAGCTAGTGGGCGTGGGGCCTGAGGCTGGTTGGAGCCAGGGTGATCTGCAGGCCTGGTCCACTGAGTACCAGACCAAGCCGGATGTAAAGAGAACAAACGTGTCTTCCAACAGACGCGTCTTCCTTGGCCAGCAGTCCCCGAGGTCACTGCACTTGGAAGATGACGATGAGGAGATGAAGTCTTATCACCTGGACGACAGCAGTGACACCCTCGGCAGGCAGCGGAGGGAGCTGGAGGCTGAGCGCTGGGCAGTCGTCAGGAAAGGTGGCACAGTGGCCACACTCCAGGCTGCATCGGACCATGGGGACCTCAGGATTGCCAGACAACCTCAGTCCACGGTCACAGAGGAGATCTTGGTGGACACGGAGCAAATTGATTTCCTGGCTGCTCGACAGCAATTCCTGAGCTtagaaaaggcaaacacaaaCCCAGTCACCTGCAGCCTCACAACCAGGGAGACCTTCCCACGAACCCCACCAGACATCAACCAAGCGTCCAAGGCCTCCACTGGGCCCCACCTAGCCAATGGCTATACCGCTGCCGTCACGTCACCAATGAAGGAAGTGACCCTGGAGAAGTCTTTCCATGTTTCCCCAGCTAGATCCATTCATATAGTCAACGATCCTGGCAGTCAGACCCAAGCAGAATCCCCTGAGACCCCCAAAGAGACGCCCATCGAGAGAGAGATCAGGCTGGCCCAGGAGcgagaggcagagctgagggagCAGAGAGGGCTTGGGCGAGCTGCCGGGCATCAAGAGCTGGTACAGATCCCCAGCAAGCCACTGCTCAGCAAGATGAGCTTGACAGAGACACCTCCACGAAGAGACAGAGGCCGCCCATCCCTCTACGTGCAGAGGGACATGGTGCAAGAGACACAGCGGGAAGAAGATCATCGACGAGAGGGGCTGCAGGTGGGCAGGGCATCCACACCTGACTGGCCTTCCCAGGACCCTCAGCCTGGGCTCCAGAGAAGCCTGAGCTCCGACTGCATCCTCAGCCCAGATGCCCGAGCCACAGACCCGGCTCCAGAGGCAAGGAAAGTCAGCCGGATCCCACTGGATGCCTACCAGCCGTATCTGGGCCCTGGGACCCCTAAACTAGAATTCTCAGCCTTTGGAGTATACAGCAAGCCAAGCGGTGTCTTCGGTGGAGAAACCAAAGCCACAGTCTTCCAGAAGGCCACGGAGTCTCCAAGGCATGTCTCAGAATCCTccggcagatctctgagctcaaagcAAGAGTGGTCCAAGCCTCCTGGAAAGGCTGCCTccggcagatctctgagctcaaagcAAGAGTGGTCCAAGCCTCCTGGAAAGGCTGCCAATGTGGGTGTGGTGAGATTGGGGAATTTCCACCTGCGTCCACTGCGATTCAAGGTCCCAGATGTCTCCCAGGGGACTGAGACCCCCCATACCTGGGGCTGGGAAGTGGCTGGAGGCCCCATTTTGAGGCTACAAAAGTCACAGTCATCTGACCTgctggagagggagatggagagtgTCCTACGGAGGGAGCGGGAGGTGGCTGAAGAGCGGAGGAATGCTTTCTTCCCAGAGGTGTTCTCCCCAGTGCCAACCGAGGATGAGAGCCACGAGCAAGACTCCCGGAGTTCCTCCCGGGCATCTG GCATCACTGGCAGCTATTCAGTGTCGGAATCACCGCTCTTCACCCCCATCCACCTGAATTCGGGGCTGGTGTGGAAGGTGGAGGCCCCAGAGGACGGTGCTCCCCCAGGGCAGAAGACTAGGAAGGAGATGTGG